The proteins below come from a single Balaenoptera ricei isolate mBalRic1 chromosome 17, mBalRic1.hap2, whole genome shotgun sequence genomic window:
- the BHLHE22 gene encoding class E basic helix-loop-helix protein 22: MERGLHLGAAAAGEDDLFLHKSLSASAAKRLEAAFRSPPPSMDLSLAPPPRERPASSSSSPLGCFEPADPEGAGLLLPPPGGGGGGGGGGGGVGVPGLLVGTAGVGGDPSLSSLPAGAALCLKYGESASRGSVAESSGGEQSPDDDSDGRCELVLRAGGGDPRASPGAGGGGVKAAEGCSNAHLHGGASAPPGGPAGGGGGGSGGSGGGGGGGSSSSKKSKEQKALRLNINARERRRMHDLNDALDELRAVIPYAHSPSVRKLSKIATLLLAKNYILMQAQALEEMRRLVAYLNQGQAISAASLPSSAAAAAAAAALHPALGAYEQAAGYPFSAGLPPAASCPEKCALFNSVSSSLCKQCTEKP, encoded by the coding sequence ATGGAGCGCGGGCTGCACCTCGGCGCGGCCGCCGCGGGCGAAGACGACCTCTTCCTGCACAAGAGCCTGAGCGCCTCCGCCGCCAAGCGCTTGGAGGCGGCTTTCCGCTCCCCGCCCCCGAGCATGGACCTGTCCCTGGCGCCGCCGCCTCGGGAGCGCCCGGCGTCCTCCTCCTCGTCGCCTCTGGGCTGCTTCGAGCCGGCTGACCCCGAGGGGGCAGGGCTGCTGTTGCCGCCGCccgggggaggcggcggcggcggcggcggcggcggcggggtggGCGTCCCCGGGCTGCTCGTGGGCACTGCCGGCGTTGGGGGCGACCCTAGCCTGAGCAGCCTGCCGGCTGGGGCCGCCCTGTGCCTCAAGTACGGCGAGAGCGCCAGCCGGGGCTCGGTGGCCGAGAGCAGCGGCGGCGAGCAGAGCCCCGACGACGACAGCGACGGCCGCTGCGAGCTGGTTCTGCGGGCCGGCGGCGGAGACCCGCGGGCCTCCCCGGGCGCGGGAGGCGGCGGCGTCAAGGCGGCCGAGGGCTGCTCCAACGCCCACCTCCACGGCGGCGCCAGCGCCCCCCCGGGGGGcccggccggcggcggcggcggcggcagcggcggcagcggtggtggcggcggcggcggcagcagcagcagcaagaaaTCCAAAGAGCAAAAGGCGCTGCGGCTCAACATCAACGCCCGGGAGCGCCGGCGGATGCACGACCTGAACGACGCGCTGGACGAGCTGCGCGCGGTGATCCCCTACGCGCACAGCCCCTCGGTGCGGAAGCTCTCCAAGATCGCTACGCTGCTGCTCGCCAAGAACTACATCCTCATGCAGGCGCAGGCCCTGGAGGAGATGCGGCGCCTCGTCGCCTACCTCAACCAGGGCCAGGCCATCTCGGCCGCCTCCCTGCCCAgctccgcggcggcggcggcggcggccgctgCCCTGCACCCGGCGCTCGGCGCCTACGAGCAGGCTGCCGGCTACCCGTTCAGCGCCGGGCTGCCCCCGGCCGCCTCCTGCCCGGAGAAGTGCGCCCTGTTCAATAGCGTCTCCTCCAGCCTCTGCAAACAGTGCACGGAGAAGCCTtaa